In Rhodoferax sediminis, the sequence TCTCCACGGTGATGCGGGTGATCAAGGCGCTGGGCCTGAAGCTCAGCGTGCAGGCGGAGCACGCATGACCTACTGCGTCGCCCTCAAGCTCAACGCCGGGCTGGTGTTTCTCTCGGACTCGCGCACCAACGCGGGGCTGGACCAGATTGGCACCTTTCGCAAGATGATCGTCTATGAGAAGCCGGGCGAGCGCTTCATGGTGCTGCTGTCGGCCGGCAACCTGAGCATTTCGCAGTCGGTGCGCGAGATTTTGCAGGTCGAGCAGATCAAGGAGCACGACACGGGCGAGCCGATCACGATCTGGAACGCCAAAAGCATGTTCGACGCGGTGCGCGTGCTCGGGGCCGCGGTGCGCCATGTGTACGAGCGCGACGGCGCCTCGCTGAAGAAGGCGGGCGTGGACTTCAATGTGTCGCTGATTTTTGGTGGCCAGATCAAGGGCGAGGGCATGCGGCTGTTCCAGGTGTATTCGCCCGGCAACTTCATCGAGGCCACGCCCGAGACGCCCTACTTCCAGGTGGGCGAGTCCAAGTACGGCAAACCGGTGCTGGACCGCGTGATCACGCCCGACACACCGCTGAACGAGGCCGCCAAGTGCGCGCTGGTGTCGATGGACTCCACGCTCAAGTCGAACCTGACGGTCGGCCTGCCGCTGGACCTGGTGGTGTACGAGGCGGACCGCTTCCAGACCGACAAGGTGGTCTGCATCGACGAGAACAACCCCTATTTCAGGATGATGCACGGCAGCTGGGGCCAGAAGCTGCGCGAGGTGTTCGACAGCATCGAAGACCCGATGTGGAACGGCGGCCACACTGACGTGCCCTTGATGGTGTCCTCCAGCCACGCCAAACCGCTCAAGAAGATCACCACGCCCGAAGAGAGGTTAATCTGAGACTTTGCGGGACAGACCTACGCTTCGCGAAGCGCGCAAGCTCTGTCCGCAACCGTTCAAGATCCCCGTTGATAAAAGCCCCATGCTGATCGTCTTCTCCCACGCCAACAGCTTCCCGGCCGGCACCTACGGCGTGCTGTTCAAGAGCCTGCGCGCACGCGGCTTCGTCGTGAAGGCGGTCGAGAAGTTCGGCCACGACCCGGCCTACCCGGTCAGCAACAACTGGCCGCATCTGGTGCAGCAGCTGGCCGACTTCGCGCAGCGCGAGGTGGACAAGGCGGGTGAGCCCGCGTTTCTGGTCGGGCATTCGCTCGGCGGCTTCCTGAGCCTGATGGCGGCGGCGCGCCATCCCGAACTGGCGCGCGGGGTGCTGTTGATCGACTCACCGATTCTGGGCGGCTGGCGCGCCAATACGCTGCGCGTGGTCAAACGCACGCAACTGGTGGAATCGGTCACGCCCGGCAAGGTCAGCCGCACGCGGCGCAACAGCTGGCCCGATGCCGAGACCGCACTGGAGCATTTCCGCCACAAGAAGTCCTTTGCGAAATGGGATGCCCAGGTGCTGCAGGACTACATTGCGCACGGCACGCACGAGGAGGACGGCAAGCGCGTGCTCAGCTTCGACCGCGCGGTCGAGACGGCGATCTACAACACCATGCCCGACCACCTCGACGGGCTCATCAAACGCCATCCGCTCAAGTGTCCCGTGGCCTACATCGGCGGGCGCCAGTCCGAGGAGATGAAGCAGGTTGGCATGAGCATGACCGAGCAGATCGTCGGTGCACAGGGCGACACGCCCGGGCGCATCATGATGCTCGACGGCAGCCATCTGTTTCCGATGGAAAAGCCACTGGCCAGCGCGGCGGCGATGGAAGCCGCGCTGCGCAACATGGCGCCCTAGTCTTTCAGGCTTCGGACAACAGCGGGATCGGCACCCGCACCGGCATCGAGAGCAGGATTTGCGCCATGCCCTTGCCCAGCGCGTCGTTGCGCATCGAGGCCATGCCGCCGCCGCCCAGTGCCCGGGTGCAGACGAAGTTGAACGCGTGAATGCCGGGCACCTCAAAGCGCGTCACCGTGCCCTTGACCAGGTGCGCCAGCCAGGCGGCCACCGCCGCTTCGGTGACCTGCGCGCGCAAGACCGGCAGAAAACGCGGCTCGCGCGCAATGATCCCGATGTTGGAGGTGTCGCCCTTGTCGCCGCTGCGCCCGAAGGCCAGGCGGATCAGCGGCACCGCGAGGGTGTCGCTGACGACGCCGTCCCCGCCCGTGGCTGCATCGGCGCAAGACGGCGCCGCCGGCACCACCGCAGCCGCGCCGGACTCACCAGGCGGCTGGGCCACCGCGATGACTTGGCCATCGATCGTGACCACGGGCGCGAGCTGTGCCTTGTCCAGCAAAAACGAATACTGCCGGATCGAGGGCGCTACAGAAGAACGTCCACCCGCGCCCGTGGTGCCGGGCGCCCAGGAGGTGCCGGCCGGCGCCACCTCGCGCGCGAACAATTCGAGCGCTTCCCGGCTGGCATGGGTGGCGGTGAGCCGCAGCACGGCTTCACGGGTGTGGAGCGCCGTGGCATGCGGCCCGTAGCAGGACTCTGCACCCAGCACTTCGATGTGGGTAGCGGTGTAGGGGCCGAGCCTGGCTTGGTCGAGCAGCGCCGTGGTGCGGTCGATGATGGCCGCGCCCGTGCGGCGCGCCTTGGCCACCGCGTCGAAGCCGACGATGGTGAGCTGCGCGGAGGTCTTGAAGCCCTGCACATGCGTGGCGCAGACCTTGTAGCTGGCCGACGGTGCCCGCCCGCGGGCGCCGCGCACCTCGACGCGGTGCTCGCCGGCCTGTTGCAGCGTGACCTGCGTGAAGTCGCAGATCACGTCGGGCAGGAGGTAGGCGGCGGGGTCGCCGATCTCGTACAGCATCTGCTCCGCGACCACGGCCGGCGTGACCTTGCCGCCGGTGCCCAGCGGCTTGGTCACCACGAAGCTCCCGTCGGCATGGCACTCGGCGATGGGGTAGCCCATGTTGGCCCAGCCGGGCACCGTGTCCCAGTCGGTGTGCAGGCCGCCTGTGGCCTGGCAGCCGCATTCGAGGATGTGGCCCGCGAGGCTGCCGCCCGCGAGCAGGTCATGGTCGCTGCTACCCCAGCCGAACTCGTGCATGAGCACGCCGAGCGTCACGGCCGAGTCCACGCAGCGGCCGGTGATGACCACCTGCGCGCCCGCGTCCAGCGCCGCCTTCACGGGCAATGCCCCGAGGTAGGCATTGGCCGTGAGCACCTTGTCGGGCAGCTTCGCGCCACTTTGCATTTCCTGCACCTGGCCCGACGCGCGCAGCGCCGGCAGCAGCGGCATCACGTCGTCGCCCGTGACCACGGCAATCTTCAGCTCAAGGCCCTGCTCTTTCGCCAGCGCTGCCAGCGCGGCGGCGCAACCCTCGGGGTTCACGCCGCCGGCGTTGCTGACCACGCGGATGCCCCTGGCCACCACGTCCCGGAGCACGGCCTTCATCGCCACGCCGACGAAGTCGGTGGCGTAACCCAGCTCGGGCTTTTTCAGGCGTGCACCGGCCAGAATCGACATGGTCAACTCCGCCAGGTAGTCAAACACCAGGTAGTCGACCTGGCCGCTGTCCACCAGTTGGGGCGCGGCGACGCTGCTGTCGCCCCAGAATCCCGACGCGCCGCCGATGCGCACCACCTTGCCGGCCCGTTTGCTGTCCTCAATCATTCGGTGTTCCTCGCCAAGCTGGGCTCAATGGCCGGTCCACTGCGGCTTGCGCTTTTCGCGGAAGGCCAGCTGGCCCTCGGCAGCGTCTTCGGTCAGTGCAAACAGGCCGATCTGGCTCTCGGTAAAGGCCATCGACTCCTCGAACGACATGGCCTCGATCTTCTTCATGGTGTACAGGCCCCGGCGAATCGCCGCGGGCGATTTGTCCAGCATGCGCTCCAGCAGCCATTGCAGCTTGCCGTCCAGGTCGTCGCTCACGTAGTTGACCAGCGAGTATTCGAGCGCCTGGGCCGCGGTCAGTGGCTCGCCGGTCAGGCACATCTCGGCCAGCACACGACGCGGAATCAGGTGGCCGAGCACACTCAGCACCTGCGCCGGAAACAGGCCGACCTTGACTTCGGGCAAGCCGAAGATGGCCTTGTCGCTGGCCACCACCATGTCGCACATGCCCATGACGCCCATGCCGCCGGCCATGCACGCGCCGTTGACGCGCGCGATGAGCGGCACGGTGGACTGCTTTGCCTGGCGGAACAGGTTGGCAAAGCCGACATGGGGCTCGGAATAGTCGAACTTGAACGACTGGCCGCTTTGCAGGTCCGCGCCGGCGCAGAAGGCTCGCGTGCCTGCGCCCGTGATCACGATGGCGCGTACCTCACGGTCTTTGTTCGCGCGTGCCAGCGCGTCGGACAGGCTAGAGAGCACACCCGCGCTGATCGCGTTGCGCCTGTCCTCGCGGTTGAGGGTCAGCCACATGACGGGGCCGCGCATTTCTTCAAGCAGTTCTGGTGGATTGTCCTGGCTCATGGTCTCTCCTTGTCTGTCAAAGGGCGCTGCCCGCGGCGCCGTCCCAGAACTGAGCATGCTCCTTGCGCAACAGGTTCTTCTGGATCTTGCCGGTGGCCGTGGCCGGCAGCGCGGCCACGAAGCGCACGGCCTTGGGCACTTCAAAACTGCCCAGGCGGGGGCGGCAGTGCTCGATGATGGCGGCCTCATCACAAACGGCACCCGGCTTGCGCACGACGAAGGCGCACACGGCCTCGCTCCAGTGCGGGTGCGGCAGCCCGAGCACGGCCACGGCGGCCACCTCCGGATGCGCCAGGATGACGGCCTCGACCTTGACGCTGGCGACGTTCTCGCCGCCGGTCTTGATCATGTCCTTCTTGCGGTCCAGGAACAGCATCTGGCCCCCAATGTCGAACATGCCCAGGTCGCCCGTGTGGTGCCAGCCGTATTTTTGTGCATCGGCAGTGGCCTGCGGGTCCTTGAAATAACCCAGCATCACGTTGGGGCCTCGGTGCACGATTTCGCCCACCTCGCCCGGTGGCAGCAGGCGGCCCGCGTCGTCCATGATGGCGGCTTCGCAGGCCACGCCGCAGATGCCCCAGTAGTTGGCGTCGCGCTGCGGGTTCTCCACCGGCCGGAAACTCAGGGTGGCCGGATACACCTCGGTCTGCCCCGTGGCCAGCATGATGTTGGCCGTCATTTTTTCGCAAATCTTCTGTATCAGCGGACGCGGCATCGGCGCCATGGCGTAGATGCACAGCCGCATGGCGCGATAGTCCGGCGTGGCATACGTGGTGTCGGCCAGCAGCGCCGCATACATCATGGGCAGCCCCACGAACATCGTCACTTTCTCTGTGGTGACCAGGCGTGCCACCTCGCCGGGCACGAACGCGCGGGCCAGAACGATGCTGGCGCCGACGGCGCAGGCACTGGCGGCCAGCACATGCTGCGCGCAATGGAACAGCGGCAGCAAGCCGGTCAGCACGTCGCCCGGCGTCATCGCGAAATCCGACAGGTTGCCCACGATGGCGCTGTAGGCCGAGGCGTGCGAATGCACCACGCCCTTGGGGTGCCCGGTGGTGCCGCTGGTGTACATGATGAGCGCGGGTTGGTGCCCGTCGATGTCGATCTCCGGCAGGCTGGTGGCGCGCCCCTGCAGCGCCTGCTGCAGCGCGGTGCCGCCGTGCACGGGTGCCGTCGCCATGGTCACGATGAGCGGCACGGCCAGCGCGTCCAGCACGCCCGCCATGCCCGGCTGCGCTCGAATGGCCTCGTCAACGACGACGCAGCTGACCTCGGCGTGGCGAAGGATGTA encodes:
- a CDS encoding class I adenylate-forming enzyme family protein; protein product: MIDMPVSAEARRIRRIALGDLVHRTAQKYGARNAVVDGDVRLSYTELDARSSQFAHHLLQSVGSGRQIGMLCANSADMLVAINGVHKSGNVWVPVNIKLEPQAIDYILRHAEVSCVVVDEAIRAQPGMAGVLDALAVPLIVTMATAPVHGGTALQQALQGRATSLPEIDIDGHQPALIMYTSGTTGHPKGVVHSHASAYSAIVGNLSDFAMTPGDVLTGLLPLFHCAQHVLAASACAVGASIVLARAFVPGEVARLVTTEKVTMFVGLPMMYAALLADTTYATPDYRAMRLCIYAMAPMPRPLIQKICEKMTANIMLATGQTEVYPATLSFRPVENPQRDANYWGICGVACEAAIMDDAGRLLPPGEVGEIVHRGPNVMLGYFKDPQATADAQKYGWHHTGDLGMFDIGGQMLFLDRKKDMIKTGGENVASVKVEAVILAHPEVAAVAVLGLPHPHWSEAVCAFVVRKPGAVCDEAAIIEHCRPRLGSFEVPKAVRFVAALPATATGKIQKNLLRKEHAQFWDGAAGSAL
- a CDS encoding alpha/beta hydrolase, which codes for MLIVFSHANSFPAGTYGVLFKSLRARGFVVKAVEKFGHDPAYPVSNNWPHLVQQLADFAQREVDKAGEPAFLVGHSLGGFLSLMAAARHPELARGVLLIDSPILGGWRANTLRVVKRTQLVESVTPGKVSRTRRNSWPDAETALEHFRHKKSFAKWDAQVLQDYIAHGTHEEDGKRVLSFDRAVETAIYNTMPDHLDGLIKRHPLKCPVAYIGGRQSEEMKQVGMSMTEQIVGAQGDTPGRIMMLDGSHLFPMEKPLASAAAMEAALRNMAP
- a CDS encoding proteasome-type protease; this encodes MTYCVALKLNAGLVFLSDSRTNAGLDQIGTFRKMIVYEKPGERFMVLLSAGNLSISQSVREILQVEQIKEHDTGEPITIWNAKSMFDAVRVLGAAVRHVYERDGASLKKAGVDFNVSLIFGGQIKGEGMRLFQVYSPGNFIEATPETPYFQVGESKYGKPVLDRVITPDTPLNEAAKCALVSMDSTLKSNLTVGLPLDLVVYEADRFQTDKVVCIDENNPYFRMMHGSWGQKLREVFDSIEDPMWNGGHTDVPLMVSSSHAKPLKKITTPEERLI
- a CDS encoding enoyl-CoA hydratase/isomerase family protein, whose translation is MSQDNPPELLEEMRGPVMWLTLNREDRRNAISAGVLSSLSDALARANKDREVRAIVITGAGTRAFCAGADLQSGQSFKFDYSEPHVGFANLFRQAKQSTVPLIARVNGACMAGGMGVMGMCDMVVASDKAIFGLPEVKVGLFPAQVLSVLGHLIPRRVLAEMCLTGEPLTAAQALEYSLVNYVSDDLDGKLQWLLERMLDKSPAAIRRGLYTMKKIEAMSFEESMAFTESQIGLFALTEDAAEGQLAFREKRKPQWTGH
- a CDS encoding acyclic terpene utilization AtuA family protein translates to MIEDSKRAGKVVRIGGASGFWGDSSVAAPQLVDSGQVDYLVFDYLAELTMSILAGARLKKPELGYATDFVGVAMKAVLRDVVARGIRVVSNAGGVNPEGCAAALAALAKEQGLELKIAVVTGDDVMPLLPALRASGQVQEMQSGAKLPDKVLTANAYLGALPVKAALDAGAQVVITGRCVDSAVTLGVLMHEFGWGSSDHDLLAGGSLAGHILECGCQATGGLHTDWDTVPGWANMGYPIAECHADGSFVVTKPLGTGGKVTPAVVAEQMLYEIGDPAAYLLPDVICDFTQVTLQQAGEHRVEVRGARGRAPSASYKVCATHVQGFKTSAQLTIVGFDAVAKARRTGAAIIDRTTALLDQARLGPYTATHIEVLGAESCYGPHATALHTREAVLRLTATHASREALELFAREVAPAGTSWAPGTTGAGGRSSVAPSIRQYSFLLDKAQLAPVVTIDGQVIAVAQPPGESGAAAVVPAAPSCADAATGGDGVVSDTLAVPLIRLAFGRSGDKGDTSNIGIIAREPRFLPVLRAQVTEAAVAAWLAHLVKGTVTRFEVPGIHAFNFVCTRALGGGGMASMRNDALGKGMAQILLSMPVRVPIPLLSEA